GAAGCAGGATACTTAATAGCTATAAAAGACCACAACCATAATGTAGGTTCTTGTTATAGATGTAAAACTGTTGTTGAGCCAAGATTATCAGATCAATGGTTCGTTAAGATGGATGAATTAGCTAAACCAGCTTTAGAAATACTTAGAAATAAGGATTTACAATTCGTACCTGATAAATTTGATAAAACTTATACTCAATGGTTAGAAAACATAAGAGATTGGTGCATATCAAGACAATTATGGTGGGGTCACCAAATACCTGCTTACTACTGTCAAGAATGTGGTGAAGTAGTGGTTGCTAAAGAAATGCCAAAAGAATGTAAGTGTGGACATACTCACTTCAAGCAAGATGAAGATGTACTTGATACATGGTTCTCTTCTGCATTATGGCCTTTCTCAACATTAGGATGGCCACATAATACAGAAGAATTAAATTACTACTATCCAACAAGTGTACTTGTTACTGGATATGATATAATCTTCTTCTGGGTAGTAAGAATGGCATTTGCAGGAATGTTCTGTATGGGAGAAACTCCATTTAAGCATGTATTAATACATGGACTTGTTAGAGACTCTGAAGGTAGAAAGATGAGTAAATCTTTAGGAAATGGTATAGATCCATTAGAAGTAATAGACCAATACGGAGCTGATGCATTAAGATTCATGTTAGCTACAGGAAACTCACCAGGAAATGATATGAGATTCTACATGGAAAGAGTTGAAGCTGCTAGAAACTTTGCAAATAAATTATGGAATGCATCAAGATTTGTATTCATGAATATAGATGAAGAGATAATGAATGGTGTAACTAGAGAATCAGTTGAAAGCTCTATGACTTTAGCTGATAAGTGGATAATATCAAGAGCAAACAATGTTGTTAAAGAAGTTACAGATAACATGGATAAGTTTGACCTTGGAATAGCGGCTCAAAAGATATATGACTTTGCATGGTCTGAGTACTGTGACTGGTATATAGAAATAGTTAAGCCAAGATTATACTCTGATGATAAAGCTGCTAAGCAAACTGCTTTATATACATTAACATATGTATTAGAAAAGATATTAAAACTTCTTCACCCATATATGCCATTTATAACAGAAGAAATATACACTCACCTTCCAACTGTAGAAGGAAGCATAGTTATAGCACAGTTCCCTCATTACACTGAAGCTGATAATATGGCTAAGGAAGAAGAAATGATGAACTTAACAATGGATGGTATAAGAAATATAAGAAACGTAAGAGCTGAAATGAACGTACCACCATCAAAGAAAGCTAAGGTTATAATAGTTCCTACAGCTGAAAAGAAAGAAGCTATGGAAGCAGGTAAGGATTACTTTGTAACATTAGCATCTGCATCAGTTGTTGAAATAGTTGAAAATGAAAATAATATACCTGAAGATGCAGTAAGTGTTGTTATAGAAGGAGTTAAGATATTCATACCACTAGATGAATTAGTAGACTTCTCTAAAGAATTAGACAGATTAAATAAAGAAAAAACTAAATTAGAAGGTGAAATAAAGAGAGTTAACGGAAAACTTTCTAACCAAGGTTTCTTAGCTAAGGCTCCAGAGAGCTTAGTTAATGAAGAAAAAGCTAAAAAAGCTAAATTTGAAGAAATGATGAACTCAGTTCTTGAAAGAATAACGAATATAGAATCTAAAATGAAATAATTTAGATTAAAAACATATAAATCCTTAGCTAAAGTATAATAAATATATCTTAGCTAGGGATTTTTTTAGGCTCATGGATACTATAATACTTTAAAAGATAAAGATAAATTACGAATTTAAATCATATCGATAAACTGATTTTGATTGTAAAAAAGAGTTTGAGTAACGGACTAAGCCGTTAGCAAAAATAGAAATTCTAATAAAAGAATATAAAAAATAAAAATTTATGTACACATTGGCATTATACTAGGGTATATAATATTGTATATAAATAATTAAAACTATTAGGAGGGATATATTGCGGTATATAAAAAAAGAGACATTAAAAAGTATTTTATTAATAATTATAGGAGCAAGCATCTTATCATTTGGAAGCTATAATTTTAACTATCAAAATAATGTTACTGAAGGTGGAGTACTAGGATTATTATTATTAATGCAACATGTTTTTAATATATCTCCATCAATAACAAGTGTAATAATAGATTTTTCATTATTTGCTATTGGAACAAAATTTTTTGGAAAGAGATTTTTATTATATTCTGTTTTATCTACTATAACATTCTCAACTACTTACAAAATATGGGAAAGTGTAGGTTTTTTAATTCCTAGTTTTACAAATAACATGTTAATAGCAAGTATATTAGCAGGTATAGGTGTAGGAGTAGGTGTTGGACTTGTAGTTAGAGGGGGAGGAGCATCTGGAGGAGATGATGTAATAGCTCTTTTAGGTAATAAACTTCTTAAACTAAAAGTTAACCATGTTTACTTAGTAACTGATGCAATAGTTCTTTTAATGTCATTAGTTTACTTAGATATAAAACAAGTATTTTTCTCAATAATAGCAGTTACAATAAGTGGAAAAATTATAAGTATAATTTATAAAGA
The Romboutsia ilealis genome window above contains:
- a CDS encoding valine--tRNA ligase is translated as MENTNLPKTYNPKDFESRLYSKWVEDGLFKSKPNPNKKPFTIMLPPPNITGQLHMGHALDHTLQDILVRWKRMDGYETLWQPGTDHASIATEVKVVERIKEQEGKTKYELGREEFLKRAMDWRNEFGRKIVDQMKQLGDSCDWDRERFTMDEGCNEAVTEFFVKLYEKGQIYRGNRIINWCPDCKTTLSDAEVEHEEHDGKFYHIKYPIAGSDEFLEIATTRPETMLGDTGIAVNPEDERYKHLVGKHAILPLIGRELIIVADDYVDLEFGTGAVKMTPAHDPNDFEVGQRHNLEKINVMNEDGTMNKLAGKYEGMDRYECRKQLIADLDEAGYLIAIKDHNHNVGSCYRCKTVVEPRLSDQWFVKMDELAKPALEILRNKDLQFVPDKFDKTYTQWLENIRDWCISRQLWWGHQIPAYYCQECGEVVVAKEMPKECKCGHTHFKQDEDVLDTWFSSALWPFSTLGWPHNTEELNYYYPTSVLVTGYDIIFFWVVRMAFAGMFCMGETPFKHVLIHGLVRDSEGRKMSKSLGNGIDPLEVIDQYGADALRFMLATGNSPGNDMRFYMERVEAARNFANKLWNASRFVFMNIDEEIMNGVTRESVESSMTLADKWIISRANNVVKEVTDNMDKFDLGIAAQKIYDFAWSEYCDWYIEIVKPRLYSDDKAAKQTALYTLTYVLEKILKLLHPYMPFITEEIYTHLPTVEGSIVIAQFPHYTEADNMAKEEEMMNLTMDGIRNIRNVRAEMNVPPSKKAKVIIVPTAEKKEAMEAGKDYFVTLASASVVEIVENENNIPEDAVSVVIEGVKIFIPLDELVDFSKELDRLNKEKTKLEGEIKRVNGKLSNQGFLAKAPESLVNEEKAKKAKFEEMMNSVLERITNIESKMK
- a CDS encoding YitT family protein gives rise to the protein MRYIKKETLKSILLIIIGASILSFGSYNFNYQNNVTEGGVLGLLLLMQHVFNISPSITSVIIDFSLFAIGTKFFGKRFLLYSVLSTITFSTTYKIWESVGFLIPSFTNNMLIASILAGIGVGVGVGLVVRGGGASGGDDVIALLGNKLLKLKVNHVYLVTDAIVLLMSLVYLDIKQVFFSIIAVTISGKIISIIYKDDEDNKDNIEEIDDVIIYE